From Streptomyces sp. NBC_01551:
GGAACAGCGGCTTCCCGCCCCGCGAGAACGGCCGGCCCGGCATCCCGATCGCCTTGCGGCACATCGTCGGCCGGCCCCGGTCGCAGTCCGCGCACGCCCCGCAGTTGGCGAGGGTGGACAGCGACACGTGGTCCCCGGGCGCCACGTGCGTCACACCCGACCCGACGGCCTCGACCACCCCCGCGCCCTCGTGCCCCAGCACCACCGGCGGCGGGAACGGAATCGTCCCGTCGATCACCGACAGGTCGCTGTGGCACAGCCCGGCCGCCGCGATCGCGACGAGCACCTCCCCCGGCCCCGGATCGCGGATCTCCAGATCGTCGACCACCTGGGCCTGCTTGCCGTCGAACACGACGCCTCTCACCTGGACTCCTTAGGCAGGCCGAGCACGCGCTCGGCGATGATGTTCCGCTGGATCTCGTCCGAGCCGCCGTAGATCGTGTCGGCGCGGGTGAACAGGAACAGGCGCTGCTCCTCGTCGAGTCCGCGTTCGTACGGCAGCTCCGGCGCCCAGTCGGCCGACCCGGCCGAGGCCGCCGCGCCGCGCACGGCCACCGCGAGTTCACCGAGCCGCCGGTGCCAGCCGCCCCACAGCAGCTTCGCCACGCTCGGCGCCCCCGGATCCCCGGAGCCGCCCAGCGTCCGCAGCGCGTTCCACCGCATCGTGCGCAGCTCGGCCCACTGCCGCACCAGGCGTTCGCGCAGGACCGGATCCCCCGCGCCCGAGGCCGCGTACGCGGCGAGCACCCGCTCCAGCTCGGCCGCGAACCCGATCTGCTGGACCAGGGTGGAGACGCCCCGCTCCAGCGCGAGCAGGCCCATGGCGACGCTCCAGCCTTCGCCCTCGCCGCCGACGACCTCCGACGCGACCGCCCCGTCGAGGAAGACCTCGTTGAACTCCGAGGTCCCCGACAGCTGCCGGATCGGCCGGACCTCCACCCGGCCGGGCTGGTCCATCCGCACCAGCAGGAACGACAGCCCCCGGTGGCGCCGGGAGCCCGGCTGCGTGCGGGCGAGGACGAAGCACCAGTCGGCCTCGCGGGCGAGCGAGGTCCAGATCTTCTGCCCGGTGACCCGGAACAGCCCGTCGCCGGCGTCCCGTCCCGCCGCCGTACGGACCGCCGCCAGGTCGGAGCCGGCGCCCGGCTCGGAGTACCCCTGGCACCACAGCTCCTCGCCGCGCGCGATCCCGGGCAGGTAGCGAGCCTGCTGCTCCCGGCTCCCGTAGGCGATCAGCGTCGGCGCGAGGAGGTTCTCCCCGATGTGGCCGACCCGGCCGGGGGCGCGCAGCGCCGCGTACTCCTCGGCCCACACCACCTGCCCGGTCAGGGAGAGCCGCTGCTGCCCGTACGTCCCGGCGGGCACCTCCCAGCCCTGCCCGATCCAGCCGCCGCGCCCCAGCTCGCGCTCCCACGCGCGGCGCGCGGCGACCCCCTCGTGCTCGCTGCCCGGCCCGCCGAGACCGACCGCCTGCGCGTACGGGCCCACGAGGTGCTCCGTGAGCCAGCCGCGGGCCCGCCCGCGCAGCTCCTCGTCCTCGGCCCCGAAGCTGAAGTCCACCGGATCCCCTCTTACGCGTTGGGGCGGTCCTTGGCGGCCGCCGCCTTGGCCATGGCCTCCAGCTGCACCAGCATCGGCATCGGGTCGGTGCCCACCGTCCCGGGCAGGAAGTCGGCGATCTTCTCGGGGGTCCAGGCGCCGTCCGCGTACCCGGCGCGCAGTTCGCGCGGCTGCGCCCACACGGCGATCTTCGGGCCGGCGATCGTGTAGACCTGCCCGGTGATCCGTTCGCCGCCGACGGCGACGGCCTTGTCGCTGAGCAGGTACGTGACGAGCGCGGCGACGTCCTCGGGCTCGCCGATCTCCTTGAGCTCCATGGGCACGTTGGCCGACATCCGGGTACGGGCGACGGGCGCGACGGCGTTCGCGGTGACGCCGTACTTGTGCAGGCCCAGGGCGGCGGAGCGGACGAGGGAGATGATCCCGCCCTTGGCCGCGCTGTAGTTGGCCTGGGCCACCGAGCCCTGGTGGTTGCCGCTGGTGAAGCCGATGAGGGTGCCCGAGCCCTGTCGGCGCATGACGGCGGAGGCGGCGCGGAACACGGTGAAGGTGCCCTTGAGGTGGGTGGCGACCACCGGGTCCCACTCCTCCTCGGACATGTTGAACAGCATCCGCTCGCGCAGGATGCCGGCGACGCAGACGACGCCGTCGACGCGGCCGTACTGGGCGAGGGCGGTGTCGACGATGCGCTGTCCGCCGGCCATGGTGGAGATGTCGTCGGCGACGGCGACGGCCTCGCCGCCCGCCGCGACGATCTCCTTCACCACGGCTTCGGCGACCTCGCTGGTGGGTTCGCCGCCCTCGATGCCGACGCCGTAGTCGTTGACGACGACCCTGGCCCCCTGGGCGGCGGCCGCGAGCGCGACGGCCCGGCCGATGCCCCGGCCCGCCCCGGTGACGGCGACGACCTTGCCTGCCAAGAAGTTCCCCACGCTGCCCACGTCCGGCCCCTTCCCACGTTTTCTGACGGACCGTTAGATTCTATGGGCAGTCAGATGCCGCTGCACAAGCCCTCGTTGGGATTGGGATCCGTATTCCGAATGGCAAGGAGCTGGTGAACCACATGGGCATGCCCGCCGCGTTCCACGACATCGCCAAGCGCGTCAACAACTGGGGCCGCTGGGGCGCCGCCGACGAGATCGGCACCCTGAACCTGATCACCGACGAGGTCGTCCGCGCGGCCGCCGCCGAGATCCGCACCGGCCGCCGGATCCCGCTCGCGCTCCCGCTCAAGGAGGACGGCGTCCAGGCCGGCATGATCCCCGGCCGGATCAACCCGCTGCACACGATGGTGCAGATCAACCAGGAGATCTTCGGCCCGGGCACGGTGGCGTGCAGCGACGACGCCGTGACGATGGGCCTCCAGTGCGCGACCCACTGGGACGCCCTGACCCACGTCTCGCACTCGGGGAGGATCTACAACGGCCGCCCCGCCGGGACGATCACCCCGCACGGGCGCGCGGAGTTCAGCGGCATCGACAAGGCCGGCCCCGTCGTCTCGCGCGGGGTCCTGCTGGACGTGGCCCGCGCCAAGGGCCTGGACCGGCTGCCCGGGGGCCACGCGGTGACCCCGGGGGACCTGGCGGAGGCGGAGGAGTTCGCCGGCGTCACGGTCCGCGCCGGGGACATCGTCCTCGTCCGCACCGGCCAGATCCAGGTCTACCTGGCGGGCGACAAGCACGGCTACGGGTTCCCCTCGCCCGGGCTGTCCGTCCACACGCCGCAGTGGTTCCACGCGCGGGACGTGGCGGCCGTCGCCAACGACACCCTGACCTTCGAGATCTTCCCGCCCGAGATCGACGACCTGTGGCTGCCGGTGCACGCGCTGGACCTGGTCGAGATGGGCATGCACCAGGGCCAGAACTGGAATCTCGAAAAGTTGTCCACAGCCTGTGCGGAAGCGCGGCGGTACACGTTCCTGCTCTCCGCGATGCCGGAGCCCTTCGTCGGCGCGGTGGGCACCCCGGTCTCCCCGGTGGCCGTCCTCTGACCGGCGGGCGCCGTCCCCGCCGAGCGGCCGGGCGGAGCCTCAGTGGCCGCCGCGGGGCTCGTGGCAGCCGCCCTCCACGTAGGACCCGTGGGCCTTGACGGACATCGGCGGGGTCAGGTGCCCCGTCACGCACGGGCCGCTCTCCGGGATCGACACGACGAAGGAGAGGTTCGGCGCGGTGCCGTACACGTCCCCGGCGGCCACCTCGTACCCCAGCCCGGTGAGGAGCTCGCTGAGCTTCGCCGCCGTGCCCGGCACGGGAGTCAGCGCCGCCTTGATCCGCGCGGCGTGCGCGTCGCCCCGGCACGCGGCCTGGGGGGAGAGCTCGGCCTGCTTCTTGAAGGCGTGGTTCTCCGCGTACTTGCGCGCCTCGGGGTCGGTGGGCAGGGCGTCCGGCGCGCCGGGGTCCGGCGCGCCCGTGCTCCGGCCCGCGCACCGCGTGGCGACCTCGGGGAAGCGCTTGTCGTGACGGGCCACGGCGGCCGCCGCCTGGGCGGCGTAGTCCACCGTCGGGCTCGCCGCCGGGCTCGCCGCCCCGCTCACGCCCGGGCTCCCGCCCGGGGCGGCGCCGCTTCCGGCGACCGTGGTGCCGCAGGCGGTGAGGGCCAGCAGTCCGGCCGTGAACAGCACGGCACCGGCCGGGTTGGTACGGGGTATCACGGCGTCTCCACGGTCCCTGGGAACGAACCCCGACGGTGGCGGGGCGAGTGCCCCGATTATCGCTTCGGCCGCCCGGCCGGTCCTGAGTACGCGTACTCAGCCCCCGACCCCCGAAACCCCGGCCCCGACCCCGGCCCCACCTCAACCCCGGCCCGACCCCGGCCGGACACCCGGCCCCTGACCTGCGGGTGGCGGCGTGCGTCCGTGCACGCCCCGAGCGCGGCACGGCAGCCGCCACCCCACGACCCGCACTCGTCAAGGCAAGGACCCTTGGCGTCCCCTCGCAACGAATCGTTCACCACCAGGGTGATCAACACATGACGGTCCGTCAACACCTCGTTAGAGGTACACGCGCGGTTCCCGGATCGGCCCACGAATTTCCGACGGCCCCTCAGGGCAGCCGGCAGCCCGGTCCGCGGCCTTCTCCGCGCGGTCGATCTCGCACCAGATCCGCTTGCCGGCGCCCTCGCGCTGCCAGCCCCAGCGGTCCGCCAGACCGTCCACCAGCTCCAGCCCGCGCCCGCCCGTGTCGTCCCCGGCGGCCTGCCGCCGGGCCGGCGCCCGGTCGCTCGCGTCGGCGACCTCGACCCGCACCCCCGGCCCCCCGAACAGCATCCGCAGCACGGCCGGACAGCCCGTGTGCACGACCGCGTTCGTGACCAGCTCGGAGATCAGCAGGATCAGCGTCTCGGCGAGCGGCTCGTCGTCCCCTATGCCGGACCCCGCCAGCCGGGAGCGCGCCCATCGGCGGGCCCGGCCGACCTCTGCGGGGTCCGGTCCTACCTCCAGCTGCACCTGAAGCACCTGCACCGCTCACACCATCCGAACCGGCGGACACTTCGCCTCGCGACGGAACGGGATCACGATCCGTGACCCCCTTGCGGAGCAGCATGGTTGACATACAGTCACCACAACAAGCGCTTCGGGCATATTCCAGCGCGAAGGAGTAGGCGTGGTGCATACTGCGCGACGCTCGCGCCGCTGGGCCGCTCGCATTCCCGGGAGCGTACCGGAGCAGGCCCCCGACTCCCGGCCGCAATGAGTCGGGCGAAGGACACAAACCGATATCAACTCTCTGTAATCAGACATGCGTCCCGCACCGTCCCTCCCGTAACACTGGGCGACCGCCGTCGGGCCCGAGGATGATCGTTCCCGCTACGGCGCGTCCGCATCCGCCGCGATCCGCGACAGCCCGCCCGCCGCCGGATCCGCCTCCGCCGGATCCGCCGCCAGCAGTTCCGCCGCCAGCCGCTCCTCGGCCTCCGCCGCCGTCACCCACTGCTCCGCCCGCACCCACGCCCGCTTCAGGTGCAGGTGCACGTCCGCCTCCCAGGTGAACCCCATCCCGCCGTACACCTGGAGGCAGTCCCGGGCGCCCCGTACCGCCGCCCCGTCCGCCAGCAGCTTCGCCGCCGCGATCTCCCCGGGGTCGGCCGTGACCGCCGCCGCGTACACCGCCGTACGGGCGACCTCGGCCCGCACCAGCATCCCCGCGCACAGGTGCTTGACCGCCTGGAACGCCCCGATCGGCTGCCCGAACTGCTCGCGCTCCCCCGCGTACCGCACCGCCAGCTCCACCGTCCGCAGCGCGCTCCCGAGCTGGAGCGCCGCCGTCAGCAGCGCGCCCGCGTCCCGGTGCTCCGAGACGTCCCCGCGGAGGTCCCCCGCCACCCGGTGCAGCGGGGTCAGCGGGTCCGCCGAGCGCACGGGCTCACCCGAAGGGAGTAACGGCGCGCCGAGCACCGCGTCCGCCTCCGCGAGGTACGAGACCAGTGGCCCGCCGCGTTCCCCCAGGTCGAGCGCCGTCACCACGGCCGTCCCGGCCGCCGCCCCCGGGACCACGCCGGCGGCGAGGTGCGTGGCCACCAGCGGCCCCGGCAGCAATGCCCGCCCGGCCTCCTCGAAGACGAGCACCGCCTCGGGCAGGCCCAGCCCCACCCCGCCCTCGGCCTCCGGCAGGCGCAGGGCGAAGAACCCGGCCGCGCCGAGCTCCCGCCACAGCCCCCGGTCGACCGCGGTCCCGCTGTCGACGGCCGCCCGCAGCGCCTCGCGCCCGAACCGCCCGGCGAGCAGGTCGCGCACGCCCGCGCGCAGGTCCCGCTGGTCCCGCGTCAGCTGGAAGTCCACCGCCCCTCACCGCCCCTTCGGCAGGCCGAGGATGCGCTCGGCGACGATGTTCCGCTGGATCTGCGAGGTGCCCGCCGCGATCGTGTACGAGAGGGACGAGAGCCGGTCCAGGACCCACTCCTCATCCAGCGAGAGCGAGCCCGCGCCCAGCACCTCGGCCGCGGTGTCGTACAGCTCTTGCCGCGCGTGCGAGTACGCCAGCTTGAAGACGCTGCCACCCGTGCCCGGGACCCCGCCGGACCGCTCCGACTCGCTGACGTTCCACTGCGTCAGCCTCCAGAGGGCGCCGAATTCCCCGTAAAGGCGCCCCAGTTTCCTTCGTAGGACGGGGTCGTCCCAGCGGCCGTTGGCCCGGGCGGTGCGCGCCAGCTCGGCGAGGGTGCGCCGGCAGGCGACGACCTCGCCGACGAAGGCGGTGCCCCGCTCGAAGGACAGGGTCACCATCGTGACCCGCCAGCCGTCGTTCTCCGCCCCGACCCTGTTCGCGACCGGCACCCGGACCTCGTCGAGGAACACCTCCGCGAACTCGGTCGATCCCGCGAGGGTGCGCAGGGGCCGGATCGTGACCCCGGGCGCGTCCATCGGCATGGCCAGCCAGGAGATCCCGCGGTGCTTCGCGGCGGCCGGGTCGGTGCGCACCAGCAGCTCGCACCAGTCGGCGACCTCCGCGTGCGAGGTCCAGATCTTCGACCCGGTGATCACGTAGTCGTCTCCGTCGCGCACCGCGCGGGTCCGCAGCGAGGCCAGGTCGGAGCCCGCGTCGGGCTCGCTGAACCCCTGGCACCACACCTCGTCGCCGCGCAGTACGGGCGGCAGCCAGCGCGCCCGCTGCCCGGCTGTGCCCTCGGCCGCGATGGTCGGGCCGGCGTGCAGCAGCCCGACGAAGTTCGCGCCGACGTACGGGGCGCCGGCGCGCTCCGTCTCCTCCAGGAAGATCAGGTGCTGGGTCGGGGTGGCCCCGCGCCCGCCCGCGTCGACGGGCCAGTGCAGTCCGGCGTACCCGGCGTCGTACAGCCTGCGCTGCCAGCCCAGGTCGTAGGCGCGGCGGCCGGGCCAGTCGTCGGGCGACGGCTTCGCGGGCAGCTCGGGCAGCGTCTTGCCGAGCCAGGTGCGCAGCCGGGCGCGGAAGTCCCGCTCCTCCTCGGTGTACGTCAAATCCATCAGACGAGGTCCAGGCCGAGCATCCGGATGGCGTTGCCGCGCATCAGCTTGTGGACCGTCTCGTCGTCGAGGCCCTTGACGTGGTCGAGGGCGACCTCCTTGGTGTGCGGGAAGGTCGAGTCGACGTGCGGGTAGTCGGTCTCGAAGGTGGCGTTGTCGCGGCCGACGACGTCGATCGAGGCGATGCCGTGCTTGTCGCGGAAGAAGCAGCAGAAGATCTGCCGGTAGTAGTACGTGGACGGCGGCTCGGGGATCAGGTCGCGGACCCCGCCCCAGGCGCGGTGCTCCTCCCACACGTCGTCGGCGCGCTCCAGGGCGTACGGGATCCAGCCCATCTGCCCCTCGCTGTACGCCAGCTTCAGGGTCGGGAACTTCACCAGCACCCCGCTGAACAGGAAGTCCATCATCGAGGCCATCGCGTTGTTGAAGCTGAGCGAGGCCTGCACGGCGGGCGGCGCGTCGGGCGAGGCGGCGGGCATCTGCGAGGACGAGCCGATGTGCATGTTGACGACGGTGCCGGTCTCCTGACAGACGGCGAAGAAGGCGTCCCAGTAGCCGGAGTGGATGGAGGGCAGCCCGAGGTGGGTGGGGATCTCGGAGAAGGTCACCGCCCTCACCCCGCGCGCGGCGTTGCGCCGGATCTCGGCGACGGCGAGGTCGATGTCCCAGAGCGGGATGATGCACAGCGGGATCAGCCGGCCGCCGCTGTCGCCGCACCACTCCTCGACCATCCAGTCGTTGTACGCGCGCACACAGGCGAGGGCGACCTCCTTGTCGTGGGCCTCCGCGAAGGTCTGGCCGCAAAAGCGCGGGAAGGTCGGGAAGCACAGCGACGCCTCGACGTGGTTGAGGTCCATGTCGGCGAGCCGCGCCTTGGGGTCCCAGCAGCCGCGCCGCATCTCCTCGCGGGTGATCCCCTCCAGGGTCATCTCGTCGCGGTCGAAGCCGACGGCGGCGATGTTGCGCTTGTACGGGAACTTCAGGTCCTCGTAGATCCACCAGTCGGTCGGCGGGCCGTCCGGGTCCATGGTGATCACGTACTTGCCGCCGGTGTACGCCAGCTCGCCGATGCCGGCGGTCAGCGGCTTGGGCCCGCGGTCGCGGTACCGGGCGGGCAGCCAGACGTCGAAGAGGTGCGCGGGCTCGATCACGTGGTCGTCCACGCTGATGATCCGAGGCAGTTCCATGGTGTCCCCTCGCGCAAGCGGATGGCCGATGGCTTTGGCCGACGTATCTGATGAACCGTCAGAAACAAGCTAGCTCCGCGACCCCTGGACCGACAAGCGTCGGCGCCCTACGCTCTCCGCTTGATCTGACTATCCGTCAGCTATGGGGAGGTTGGGATGCCGGACACCACGGGCACGACCGGCGCGGCGGACACCGCGCGGGAGCTGAGCGCGTCCGGGACCCTGTGGGAGCTCGTCGCCCGACGCGCCGCGCTGACCCCCGACACCCCGGTCCTCATCGAGGCGGCCGACGACCCGGCGCGGGACCGCACCCTCACCTTCGGCGGGCTGCGCGACCGCGCCGAACGCGTCGCCGCAGGCCTCCACCGCATGGGCATCCGCCCCGGCACCGTCGTCGCCTGGCAACTGCCGACCCGCATCGAGACGGTGCTGCTCTCCCTCGCGCTCGCCCGGATCGGCGCCGTCCAGTCACCGGTGATCCCCTTCTACCGGGACCGGGAGGTCGGCTTCGCGCTGCGCGAGTCCAAGGCCGAGTTCTTCGCCGTACCCGGCGTCTGGCGCGGCTACGACCACACCGCCATGGCCCGGCGGCTCGGCGCCCGGGGCGTCTTCGAGGCCTACGACTCCCTCCCGTCCGGGGACCCCGCCACCCTGCCCCCGCCGCCCGCCGACGGCACCTCGGTGCGCTGGATCTACTGGACCTCCGGCACCACCTCCGACCCCAAGGGCGTGCTGCACACCGACCGCTCCCTGATCGCCGGCGGCTCCTGCCTGGCCCACGCCCTGCGCCTCTCCCCGGCGGACGTCGGCTCGATGGCGTTCCCCTTCGCGCACATCGCCGGCCCGGACTACACGGTGATGCTGCTGCTCTACGGGTTCCCGGCGGTGCTGTTCGAGAAGTTCGCGATGCCGGACGCCCTCGACGGGTACCGCCGCCACGGGGTCACGGTCGCCGGCGGCTCCACGGCGTTCTACTCCATGTTCCTGGCCGAGCAGCGCAAGGCCCCTGGAACCCCGCTCATCCCCAGCCTCCGCCTCCTCGCGGGCGGCGGCGCCCCCAAGCCCCCGGAGATCTACCACGCGGTGGTCCGGGAGCTGGGCTGCCGGCTGACGCACGGCTACGGCATGACGGAGGTCCCGATGATCACCATGGGGGATCCGCGGGACACCCCGGAGAACCTGGCGACCACCGAGGGCCGCCCGCCGGCCGGGATGTCGATCCGCGTCACCACCCCCGACGGCGCCCCGCTGCCCGCCGGCGCGGACGGCGAGGTCCGGCTGCGCGGCGAGGCGGTCTGCCAGGGCTACCTGGACCCGGGCCAGAACGCCGACGCCTTCGACGCCGACGGCTACCTGATCACCGGCGACCTCGGCCACCTCACCGAGAGCGGGCACCTGGTCCTCACGGGCCGCAGCAAGGACGTCATCATCCGCAAGGGCGAGAACATCTCGGCGAAGGAGATCGAGGACCTCCTCCACCAGCTCCCGGGCATAGCCGACGTGGCCGTCATCGGCCTCCCCGACCCCGACCGCGGCGAACGCGTCTGCGCCGTCGTCGAACAGCCCCCGGGCGCCGCGGCCCTGACCCTGCCGCAGCTGACGGCGCACCTGCGCGCCCAGGGGCTGTCCCCGCACAAGCTCCCGGAACAGCTGGAGCTGGTGGACGCCCTGCCCCGCAACGACGCGCTGCGCAAGGTGCTCAAGTACAAGCTCCGCGAGCGCTTCGCGTAGGAGCGCGGTTCCTCCTGGCGGTCCCTCTCTGCCTTGCGCGCCTTACGCGTCCTACGCGCCTTGAGCGTCTTACGCGTCCGGGGCCTCGACGCCGCAGTAGCCCGCGAAGGCCGCCAGGATCTCGTCCTCCGAGACGTGCCCGTCGCCGTCCGCGTCCAGGGCCGCCGCCACCTGGGCGGACAGTTCCGCCGGGGTCCCGAGGACGCCCAGGACGCGCGCGACCGCCTCCGGAGACGCGCCCGCGCGGGACGCGTCGGCCGAGGTCACCGCGATCACCGCCCGCAGGAACGGGCGGGCGATCTCCGCGAACCGGTCCGGGCTGTCGCGCAGCCGCTTCGCCGCGCCCGTGATGAACTCCTCGCGGGACACCCGCTGGTCCCCGTCCACGTCCGCGATCCCGGCCATGCCCTGCCAGAACGCCTCGGCGCCGGCGAAGACGGCCTGTCCCTTGTCGGACCGGGCCGCGACGCCGAACTCGGCCAGCACGGCGCGGGCCGCCGCGCTGAAGTCCTCCCGGTCGATGGAGCCGTTCCCGTCCTGGTCGAAGGTGGCGAATCGGGAGGCGATCTTGCGCTCGTACTCTGCGCTGTCCATATTCGATGTTCCGCCTTCACGTGTGCGGTGGGTGTGGTGCCCGGTTCAAGACGAGGCTTCAAGTCAAGGCAGGAGCGTAAGGCCTCAGTGGCCTGCACGTTAAGCGAAGCGGACAAGCAGGTGGCCGCATCGAACCCGCGCACGGGAAGCGCGACGGGGCGCGTACGCGTGTGCCCATGTCCCGCCCCTAGCACGGAGGTCGGGGCTCCGGTCCGGATTCCCGCAAAACGGGCGCGATCTGTCCCGTGGCCAGTACATTCGTTGTGTCGACACACGGCTGGGGGCACTATGCCGAAGGACGTACCACCGCGCTGGGACCGCCGCATGCAGCAGCGCCTCGCCCGCGGCGAGGCCGCCGCGCTCGGGGAGCTGTACGACCGTTTCGCCTCGCTGGTGCACAGCCTGGCGCACCGGGTCCTCGGCGACGAGAAGGCCGCGGACCGGATCACCCGCGAGGTGTTCGGCTACATCTGGGAGAACCCGGACGCCTACGACCCCAAGCAGGGCTCCATGCGCTCCTGGGTCGCCCGGATCACCCAGGGCCAGGCCGTGGCCCGGCTGCGCCAGGCCGAGCTGGGGCGCGGATCCCGCGAGGACCTGGAGCGCAAGGTGGCCAGCGCCAACGCGGCGGCCCGCGCCGACTTCATCGTCACCTCCATGCCCGCGCCGCTGCGGGCCGCACTGGAACTCGCGTACTTCAAACGGCGCGACTACCGCCAGGCCGCCGCCGACCTGAAGATCAGCGAGGACGAGGCGCGGCGCCGGCTGCGGCTCGGGCTGCAACTGCTTTCGACCGCCAACGCCCTGCCCCGGGAGGACGTCGCGCCGCCCGGCTACGGCTCCTCGGGATATGGAACGCCGCGATGACGGGTCCCTCCGACGTGCCCGACGACGGATACGAGCGGCCCGGCGGCGGGACGCGGATACCGGGTCCGCGCGGGGCCGCCGACGACCTGGACCCGCGGCACGCGCCCGACCCGCTGCCCGTCGCGGCGCCGCCGACGCACACCGTGCTGAAGTCCCTGCTCGGGGCGTGGGCGCTGGCCGCGTGTTCGGCGGAGGAGACGCAGGCCGTGGAGGACCACCTGACCGAGTGCGCGCCGTGCGCGGAGGAGGCGCTGCGGCTGCGCGACGCGGTGGGGCTGCTGCACCCCGAGGACAGCCTGGACCTGAAGCCGCTGCTGCGGTCGCGGGTGCTGGAGGACTGCCTGGGCAAGCGGCCGGCGCGGATCCCGGTGCCGGTGTGGGCGAACCCGTACGACACGGAAACGGCCCGGCTGGACGCGCTGCTCCAGGACTTCGGTGACGCGGAGTGGCACACGCCGGTACGGCTGAAGTGGTTCGAGGGCGAGCAACGGCAGTCGCGCCGGACGACGGTGGCCGGGGTCATCGGGCACCTGCTGACGGTGGACGGCATGGTCGCGGCCGCGCTGGGGCTGGAGGACCCGCTGGGCCCGGACGCGCCGCAGGGCAACCCCGCGAAGCGCACGGAGCACTTCTGGAGCGCGGCGGACCGGCCGGTGACGCGGCAGGTGCGCGAGCCGTGGCGGGAGCAGGGGCACACCCTGGTCCGCACGGTGTCGTTCGCGGGCCGCGGGGTCGCGGAACTGGCGGTCGACTACGGGACGTTCGCGCTCCCGCTCGGGGACGCGTTCC
This genomic window contains:
- a CDS encoding EF-hand domain-containing protein, which gives rise to MDSAEYERKIASRFATFDQDGNGSIDREDFSAAARAVLAEFGVAARSDKGQAVFAGAEAFWQGMAGIADVDGDQRVSREEFITGAAKRLRDSPDRFAEIARPFLRAVIAVTSADASRAGASPEAVARVLGVLGTPAELSAQVAAALDADGDGHVSEDEILAAFAGYCGVEAPDA
- a CDS encoding sigma factor; its protein translation is MPKDVPPRWDRRMQQRLARGEAAALGELYDRFASLVHSLAHRVLGDEKAADRITREVFGYIWENPDAYDPKQGSMRSWVARITQGQAVARLRQAELGRGSREDLERKVASANAAARADFIVTSMPAPLRAALELAYFKRRDYRQAAADLKISEDEARRRLRLGLQLLSTANALPREDVAPPGYGSSGYGTPR
- a CDS encoding maleylpyruvate isomerase N-terminal domain-containing protein, which codes for MTGPSDVPDDGYERPGGGTRIPGPRGAADDLDPRHAPDPLPVAAPPTHTVLKSLLGAWALAACSAEETQAVEDHLTECAPCAEEALRLRDAVGLLHPEDSLDLKPLLRSRVLEDCLGKRPARIPVPVWANPYDTETARLDALLQDFGDAEWHTPVRLKWFEGEQRQSRRTTVAGVIGHLLTVDGMVAAALGLEDPLGPDAPQGNPAKRTEHFWSAADRPVTRQVREPWREQGHTLVRTVSFAGRGVAELAVDYGTFALPLGDAFLERAFECWVHAWDIAEAVDYPYDPPSGADLHRMIDLAARLLPSALAHRRRAGLAAPARGLVAAGAPGRTLHLEIEGSGGGSWDIALDSPAAKPSADHRVAHIALDGGEFCQLAAGHISPEEAAAGQQGDREAIRDVLFAAASLSRL